A window of Candidatus Neomarinimicrobiota bacterium genomic DNA:
GGTATGGAATCGGGGGTCCAGGCGTTTCCATCGTAGTGCAGGAGGGTGCCGTAAAGGCCGCCGGCCCAGATGTCCTGCGGCCCGCTGCCGCCGATGGCCGTTATGCCCCGTCCCGGTGGTGTCACCGCCTCCTGCCAGACGGCTCCATCGTAATGAATAATCAGGGTACTGTCCAGCCAGTTGGGGGGTGGCTCGGGATTGTCATAAACCCGCTCGCCTACCGCCCAGACGTCATCAGAAGCAAAGCCATAAACGGAGCTGAGATCGAAATACCCGCTGATATGTCCGCCATAACTGGTACTGAGTTCCACCATATCCCACTTGTCGCCGTCGAAATGAAACATCTTTCCCTGGACCATTTTGGCGTTGTGTCCCACCACATAAACGTCGGTAGGGGAGCTGCCCCAGATACGCTCCATGGCTGTCTGGGGGCCGAAGGCCAGGGTGTCCACGGTCCAGGTATACTCCCGGGGATCTTTGGCGACCTCGTCGTCGGGGCCTGTGAGCAAACCGCAAGCAGATGCTCCCAGGAGCAGGAGAATGATAGAAATGAAATAGAAACCGATACGGCCCATAAGGCATACCACTTAATTGTCACTTACATTATAAGATAGCACCACTATATTGTCAAGAAATATCCGCTGGATCATCGCTATTGGGTGTCCAAAAGGTTTCTATTTTCTCCCTGTTTCAGGGACTTGCAATGGTTGTCGGAGGTGCGCGGCAGCTACGTGCTCCTATGAAACGCGGGCAAACGGACGAGTCGCCCCTGCAAGCCCCTAGTACACAGTTCCAAGCCTTCAGCTATTCATCGGCACCATTTTCCGGGTGGTGGTGAACGGCGGGCTGTTTCCAATGAGGATGGTAACTAACCGACATATGCAGATACCAGCAAGTGTGGTGTGGCGGAAGAGGTGCCATTGGCACATCCAGCCCGTAAATTCGCATCGTGCGCTACCTGCTTGGCATACTGCTGGCCATCGACCTCCTTGCGGCCCAGGAAGTAGCCGATACCACGGCCCTGGACACTACCGACGCCCGCTCCAACGCTTACATCCACGAGGACTGGTCCTATTTTGCGGAGCGGCTGCGGAACGAGTTCCTGGCGCTGGGTGAGAAGAAATACCGTCGGGGGGAGTTCCAGGCGGCGGTGATGGAATACTTCAGCTTCCTGTATCACTTTCCCGAGGATGAGCTGGTGCCGCTGGTGCACTACCGCATCGGTCGGGCTTACGAGCGCCTCAAGGAGTTCGACCTGGCGCGGCAGCAATACACCGCGGTGCGGGACAGCCTGGACGCAGATCCGCTGGTAAAGGTAGTCTGCCTGCGGCAGCTGGCGCGGATGGATTACGAGCTGGGAGACTACCAGGCGGTCCTTAACCTGCCGCCCATGGAAGACCCTTATATCCTGGTGCTGAAGGGCTTTGCTTCCCTTACCATGGAGAATTGGACAGACAGCG
This region includes:
- a CDS encoding tol-pal system YbgF family protein, translating into MRYLLGILLAIDLLAAQEVADTTALDTTDARSNAYIHEDWSYFAERLRNEFLALGEKKYRRGEFQAAVMEYFSFLYHFPEDELVPLVHYRIGRAYERLKEFDLARQQYTAVRDSLDADPLVKVVCLRQLARMDYELGDYQAVLNLPPMEDPYILVLKGFASLTMENWTDSEELFRQAYRFYPPRAQKVLDSLITDIEAIPELRYYRGWKRSFWNLLPGGGLLYLGSLGEALGYAIGTGTLAMGAAIVPHWTRYVMGLGAVGVYMVSFKASKRLMEDRNLGIREARLVEINQAYSLDTFWSFAHPAIY